CAACGGCCTGCAGGAGTTGCTGCGCATGGGGGCCAGCGGCGAAGACTGGGTGCTGGTGCATGATGCGGCGCGCTGTCTGGTCGCATCGGCGCAGGTCAATGCCTTGATCGATGCCTGTCTGCCGGATGCGGTAGGGGGGCTGCTGGCGCTGAAGCTGCCTGACACCCTCAAGCAGCAGGCCGCCGGTGCGGGCCCGGCGCGTGTGGCGCAGACGGTGGAGCGCAGCGACAAATGGCTGGCACAGACGCCGCAGATGTTCCGCATCGCAGCCTTGCTGGCTGCGCTGCAGGCGGCTGGCGCAGCCGTGACCGACGAAGCCAGCGCCATGGAACTGGCCGGTCACTCCCCCAGACTGGTGCCGGGCGGTGCGCAGAACTTCAAGGTGACCTACCCCGACGACTTCGCGCTGGCCGAGGCCGTGCTGCTGCAGCGCAAGGCGCGTGGCTAGACGGATTCGCCATCGACAGGTCTTGGCGGCTGGCAAGACCGTGTCCGAGCCGGATTGGCGCAGATGGTATTTAATTTGATAGCTGCTTGTACTTTGTGGGCAAGGGTTTGGAAGGAATTTTCATGAATTTTCGTATTGGTGAAGGCTGGGATGTCCATGCCCTGGTCCCTGGACGCAAGCTGATTCTCGGCGGTGTCGAAGTGCCTCACAGCCTGGGCTTGCTCGGTCATTCGGATGCCGACGTGCTGCTGCATGCAATCACCGACGCCTTGTTCGGCGCCGCGGCGCTGGGCGATATCGGCCGTCATTTCTCGGATACCGACGCGCAGTTCAAGGGGGCGGACTCGGCCGTGCTACTGGCCGAGGCTGCCAGGCGCGTGCGCGCCAAGGGCTTCGAGATCGGCAATATTGACAGCACCATCGTGGCTCAGGCGCCCAAGCTGGCACCCCATATCGAGAAGATGCGCGAGCGCATTGCCCAGGTGCTGGAGCTGGATGTGGAACAGGTCAACGTCAAGGCCAAGACAGCCGAGAAGCTGGGGCCTGTGGGTCAGCAGCAGGCCATGGAGGCTCGTGCCGTGGCCTTGCTGGTACGGACTGCCTAGCCACGTTCGGCGCAATGGCCGCTGCGAAGGCCGGTCATGAATCGCTGTAGAGGGCTTGCACCTCGGCCCCGGTCAGGGTCGGGGTGTCATTGGCCAGCGCGTAATAGTCGGGCTTCTCGTCGATATAGATCTGCTGTGCCAGTGTCAGCCCCTGGGCATCCTGAAACAGCCCGGCCGACAGAAAATGCTCGTTGCTGGCCAGCAGGCAGTAGAAGAGGTGGGTGCCGCAGCTGCTGCAGAAGGCACGCTCGGCCCAGGGCGAGGAGGCATAGCGTGTGATGGGGCCGCTGGTCTGCACCGCCGTGCCGCCATGCAGGGTGAAGGCTGGGCCTTCTCCCCAGCGCCGGCACATGCTGCAATGGCAGACATGAACTTCGTGGGTATCGGGTGCGGTGACGAGAACGGCTTTGCACAGGCATCGGGCTTGCATGGTGAACTCTCCGGCAGATGGTTGAAAAGGCGATGCCGATTGTGCATGGAGGCGGGCCGATTCAGTCTTCCGCAGTCTCGTCGTCTTTCTTGTCGCGCGGCAGATTGCGCTTGACTTGGGGGCGCTGCAGGCGCTGTTCGGGCGCCGCACCGGCCGTCACACCCATGGCGCGCTGCAGCTGCAGATGGGCGACCAGGCCGCCCGTCGATGAGTTGGAAAGGGCAAACATGCCGCCCATGCGCTGCACCGTCTTGTCCACGATGGACAGGCCCAGGCCCGCACCTGCGGCAGCCGTGCGCGCCGTGTCGCCGCGGAAGAAGGGCTGGGTCAGGTTGGCCAGTTGCTCGGCCGGCACGCCCTTGCCATGGTCGCGGATGCGGATGACCACCCATTTCTCGCTTTCCTTGGCAACCACGTCCACCTCGGTGGTGTCGGTGGACGGGGTCTTGCCGTAGCGGCGTGCATTCTCGAAGAGATTGGAGATCACGCGCGCCAGCTCCACCTCGTCGGCCATGACATAGAGATCTTCGGGCACGTTCATGGTGATCTGCAGCTCACGGTGGTCCTGCACGGCATAGACGCAGGAGGCAACCACGGCGTGCAGATCCACGGGGCTGAGCATGACGCGATGATCGGGGCGGGCGTAATCCAGGAATTTGTCGATGGTGGCGTCCAGTTGAACGATGTCGGCCACCATATGCTCGCGTGCCACATCGTCATAGACGCTCATCTCGGTTTCCAGACGCAGCCGCGCGAGCGGCGTGCGCAGGTCGTGGGAGATACCAGCCAGCATCACGGCACGGTCCTGCTCCAGCTTGGCCAGCTTCTGCGCCATGCGGTTGAAGCCGATATTGACTTCGCGGATTTCGCTGGTCACGGCCTCCTCGTCGAGCTGGCTGGCGTCAAAGTCGCCCTCTCGCACGCGATTGGCTGCATAGGACAGTTGTTTGAGTGGACGGTTGATCAGGCGGGCGATGGCGGCCGCGCCGATGAGCGACAGCAGGGCGGCCGTGATCAGCCAGATCAGCCAGGTCTGGCCGCTGGCGGGAGTGAAGCGCGACTGGTCCATCAGCATCCAGTTGCGGTCGCCGTTGATGGTGAAGCCCACCCACAGGCCGGGTTCTCCGTTGACGCTGCGCGCCACCACGGTGCCGTAGCCCAGGCGGGTGGTCAGCTCCTCGGTCAGCTTCTGGCCCAGCGCGTTCTGCTCCAGCAGCTCGAAGGAGTCGCCGGGCTCGCGGGGCAGAATGCGCACGCCTTCCTGGTCGGCCATGGTCTTGATCAGGGAGACGCGGTTGATCGCGTCCGAATGCTCGAGGGCAGCGCGACTCAGGTTGACCAAAGAGGCTACTTGCTTGGCCGTCTGCAGCGTGCGCGGCTCGAAATCCAGTGCCCGCAGTGTCTGCAGCCAGGCCAGAATGCTGCCCACCAGCAGCAGGGCCAGCAGGCAGAAAGTACGCCAGAACAGGTTCAGCCCCACGGGGGAGCGAGCTGTGCTGCGCCGCTCGTACTCCAGAGGTACGGGGCTGGTGGCGTCGGGCGGCGGATGGTGAAAAGCGCTCATGAACAGCAATGCGGAAATAACTGGGCCCGAGGGTACGCCCAATATGGGCGACACGGGTTACGGTTTGTCCAAAAAGTGTCTATCTACTGGTGTTTGTTGAAAGAGCTTGACTTATGGGCCAGCCCCCAAGCGCAACAAGCCGCGCAGCGGGCGGCTTGTTGCGATGGAGGCGGGCAGAATCAGTTCATGCCATCGGGTACGAACACATAGCCCACGCCCCAGACGGTCTGGATATAGCGTGGTGCGGCAGCGTCTTCCTCGATCAGCTTGCGCAGGCGAGAAACCTGCACGTCCAGGCTGCGGTCAAACGGCTCGAATTCGCGGCCACGGGCCAGCAGGGCCAGCTTTTCGCGCGACAGAGGCTGGCGTGGGTGGCGCACCAGGGCCTTGAGCATGGCGAATTCGCCGGTGGTGAGTGGCAACTCCTCGCCATTTTTTTGCAGCACGCGAGTGCCCAGGTCGAAGGTGAAGGGGCCAAAGGTCACCACCTCGTTGTCGCCAGAAGGCGCGCCCGGTGCTTCCTGAGGCGGGCGGCGGCGCAGCACGGCATGGATGCGGGCCAGCAGTTCGCGGGGGTTGAAGGGCTTGCCCAGATAGTCGTCGGCACCCACTTCCAGGCCCACGATACGGTCCACGTCCTCGCCCTTGGCGGTCAGCATGATGATGGGAGTGCGGTCATTGGCCGAGCGCAGGCGGCGGCAGATGGACAGGCCATCCTCGCCGGGCATCATCAGATCCAGCACGATCAGGTCGACAGTCTCGCGCAGCAGGATGCGGTTGAGCGCCTTGCCGTCCTCGGCAATCATGATCTCGAAGCCTTCCTGCGTCAGATAGCGGCGCAGCAGGTCGCGGATGCGTGCATCGTCATCCACCACGAGGATCTTGTCAGTACGGTTGTTCGTCGTTGCCATGATCGTCCTTGTCGATTTATTTGTAACTGGCCCATTGTTATCGCTAGATCAAAAAAATCCAGCAAAACAAGGTCAAGTCTTGCTGCTTGTTACGATTGTTGCGTTTATTAATGGAACAATAAATGTTTCATGAGGAACTTTTCAAGAGTATTTTGCACTATTGTTTCAGTGTTTGTTCTGTTGGTGTGTCGAATGTGGAGTATTCGTACATAAAGTCACACTCTGGGCTGACATGCTGCGCTGCAGCGACTTTGCGCAATGGTGAAATGCATGTGTATCTGCATGGCCTGATTTACTTACAAGGGTGAACCGCATGAATCAATTTTCCAAGTCTTCCTCTTCCTCTTCCTCTCGCGCCGCGGCCGCCGCACTTGCGCTGGCTGCGGCCTGCGCCGGCGGCAATGTATGGGCCCAGGGCGCCGTTCGTGACATGCAAAGACCCGCCAATGTGGTGCAGCTGTCGGCCCAGGGCACGGTGGAGGTCAAGCAGGACTGGATGACGGCGACGCTGTCGGCCAGCAAGGACGGCCGCGATGCCGCTTCGGTGCAGTCCCAGTTGCAGAAGATCGTGGAGTCCGCCATGACCACGCTGCGCAACGATGCGCAAGGTCGGCAGATGGAGTTGAGCACCGGCAATTTCTCCATCTCGCCGCGTTATGGCAACAACGGCAAGATCGAAGGCTGGCAGGGCCAGGCAGAGATCGTGCTGCAGGGGCGCGACTTTGTGCGCATCACTCAGGCTGCGGCCAAGGTGCAGGACATGACGCTGGCCAGCATGAGCTTCGGCCTCTCGCGCGAAGCACGGGAAAAGGTGGAGGGCGAGGCCCAGGCCAAGGCGATCGAGAGCTTCCGCCAGCGTGCTGCGGCCATCTCCAAGAGCTTCGGTTTTGCGGGCTACAGCCTGCGCGAGGTCGATGTGAGCAGCAGCGGTGGCGGCGGGCATCCCATGCCTCGCCCGCGCATGATGAGCATGGCCAAGGCCAGCTATGCGGATGCCGCGCCCGTGCCGGTGGAGGCGGATCGCACCGAGGTGACAGTCAGCGTCGGTGGCTCGATTCAGATGCAGTGATCGGATCCGCGCGGCGTGTATAAAAAAGGAGCAGCTTGCGCTGCTCCTTTTTGATTTTCATCATGATTTGATGCTGAATATATTTCCTGGCAGGTGCTGGATGCTATCTAATTGATAGACGCATGCGTCGGAGCCGAGCGGCTTTTATTGTGCGGCCCAGCCACCGTCCATATTCCATGCCACGCCGCGCACATTGTTGGCCGCGGCAGAGCAGAAGAAGACGGCCAGTTCGCCGAGCTCTTCGGGCGTGGTGAACTGCATCGAAGGCTCTTTTTCTCCCAGCAACTGCTTGGTGGCGTCTTCATTGCTGATGCCTTGGGCGGCAGCCTTCGCGTCCACCTGCTTTTGTACCAGCGGCGTCAGCACCCAGCCGGGGCAGATGGCGTTGCAGGTCACGCCGGTGGTTGCGTTTTCCAGCGCCGTCACCTTGGTCAAGCCGACGATGCCGTGCTTTGCAGCGACATAAGCCGATTTTTCGGCCGAGCCGACCAGGCCGTGTACCGAGGCCACATTGATGATGCGGCCCCAGTTGGCCTGCTGCATGGCGGGCAGGGCCAGGCGCGTGGTGTGGAAGGCGCTGCTCAGGTTGATGGCGAGGATGGCATCCCACTTCTCCACAGGGAAGTCCTGCACCTTGGCCACATGCTGAATGCCGGCGTTGTTGACCAGGATGTCGACGCGGCCGAATTCGGCGGCGGCGTATTTCATCATGGCTTCAATGTCGGTGGCCTTGCTCATGTCTGCTCCGTGGTAGCCGACTTCGATACCGGCCGCTTTGCCGGCATCAAGCACCTGGGCGCGTGGTGCTTCGACATCGCCAAAGCCGTTGAGCACGATATTGGCACCCTGGCGTGCCAGGGCGATTGCGATACCTAGGCCGATTCCGCTGGTCGATCCCGTCACGAGAGCGGTTTTGCCTTTCAACATGGACATACAAGGTCTCCGAATGAATTACGAACGGTTGGGGAACGCGTCAAGCATAGCTTGGATCATTTCCTTGGCGCCTTTTTGAGTTTCGTCGCTCTCGTCTAGCCCTTCTATGACTTGCTCTAGGAGGGCTGTTTTTAGGTCATAGCCAGTTATCTCGCACAGTTGTATGCGCGTTGGCATCGTGCAGGTGCGAACCCCTGTTTTCCAAGCGCTGATGTGTTGTTGCTTTACTCCCATCATCTCGGCCAGCTTGGCCTGGCTACCGGCTTGTTCTATCGCTTTGTCTATCAAGGCTTTCACGGACATGGTCGCTCCTGTCGTTTACACCAATTAAGTTGTTGACTACACCATGAATTCGTGTACTAATTGATACACGAATTAATTGTGTACACCTTTGTGAGGTGTGTGCTGATTCTAAGCAGGAGCCAACCAGCTCGGGCAGATGCAGTGATCAACAGCACGCCCTACC
This region of Comamonas thiooxydans genomic DNA includes:
- the ispD gene encoding 2-C-methyl-D-erythritol 4-phosphate cytidylyltransferase — protein: MTDDKANAAAASSSASAPRCWGLIPCAGVGLRAIAADSPAPELPKQYQNVAGQPMVMHTLAAMLAVQRMHRVLLVVSASDGFWRGRATDARLGIAACGGVTRAETVSNGLQELLRMGASGEDWVLVHDAARCLVASAQVNALIDACLPDAVGGLLALKLPDTLKQQAAGAGPARVAQTVERSDKWLAQTPQMFRIAALLAALQAAGAAVTDEASAMELAGHSPRLVPGGAQNFKVTYPDDFALAEAVLLQRKARG
- a CDS encoding 3-hydroxybutyrate dehydrogenase; translation: MLKGKTALVTGSTSGIGLGIAIALARQGANIVLNGFGDVEAPRAQVLDAGKAAGIEVGYHGADMSKATDIEAMMKYAAAEFGRVDILVNNAGIQHVAKVQDFPVEKWDAILAINLSSAFHTTRLALPAMQQANWGRIINVASVHGLVGSAEKSAYVAAKHGIVGLTKVTALENATTGVTCNAICPGWVLTPLVQKQVDAKAAAQGISNEDATKQLLGEKEPSMQFTTPEELGELAVFFCSAAANNVRGVAWNMDGGWAAQ
- a CDS encoding GFA family protein — protein: MQARCLCKAVLVTAPDTHEVHVCHCSMCRRWGEGPAFTLHGGTAVQTSGPITRYASSPWAERAFCSSCGTHLFYCLLASNEHFLSAGLFQDAQGLTLAQQIYIDEKPDYYALANDTPTLTGAEVQALYSDS
- a CDS encoding YdaS family helix-turn-helix protein, encoding MSVKALIDKAIEQAGSQAKLAEMMGVKQQHISAWKTGVRTCTMPTRIQLCEITGYDLKTALLEQVIEGLDESDETQKGAKEMIQAMLDAFPNRS
- a CDS encoding SIMPL domain-containing protein (The SIMPL domain is named for its presence in mouse protein SIMPL (signalling molecule that associates with mouse pelle-like kinase). Bacterial member BP26, from Brucella, was shown to assemble into a channel-like structure, while YggE from E. coli has been associated with resistance to oxidative stress.) translates to MNQFSKSSSSSSSRAAAAALALAAACAGGNVWAQGAVRDMQRPANVVQLSAQGTVEVKQDWMTATLSASKDGRDAASVQSQLQKIVESAMTTLRNDAQGRQMELSTGNFSISPRYGNNGKIEGWQGQAEIVLQGRDFVRITQAAAKVQDMTLASMSFGLSREAREKVEGEAQAKAIESFRQRAAAISKSFGFAGYSLREVDVSSSGGGGHPMPRPRMMSMAKASYADAAPVPVEADRTEVTVSVGGSIQMQ
- a CDS encoding sensor histidine kinase, whose protein sequence is MSAFHHPPPDATSPVPLEYERRSTARSPVGLNLFWRTFCLLALLLVGSILAWLQTLRALDFEPRTLQTAKQVASLVNLSRAALEHSDAINRVSLIKTMADQEGVRILPREPGDSFELLEQNALGQKLTEELTTRLGYGTVVARSVNGEPGLWVGFTINGDRNWMLMDQSRFTPASGQTWLIWLITAALLSLIGAAAIARLINRPLKQLSYAANRVREGDFDASQLDEEAVTSEIREVNIGFNRMAQKLAKLEQDRAVMLAGISHDLRTPLARLRLETEMSVYDDVAREHMVADIVQLDATIDKFLDYARPDHRVMLSPVDLHAVVASCVYAVQDHRELQITMNVPEDLYVMADEVELARVISNLFENARRYGKTPSTDTTEVDVVAKESEKWVVIRIRDHGKGVPAEQLANLTQPFFRGDTARTAAAGAGLGLSIVDKTVQRMGGMFALSNSSTGGLVAHLQLQRAMGVTAGAAPEQRLQRPQVKRNLPRDKKDDETAED
- the ispF gene encoding 2-C-methyl-D-erythritol 2,4-cyclodiphosphate synthase → MNFRIGEGWDVHALVPGRKLILGGVEVPHSLGLLGHSDADVLLHAITDALFGAAALGDIGRHFSDTDAQFKGADSAVLLAEAARRVRAKGFEIGNIDSTIVAQAPKLAPHIEKMRERIAQVLELDVEQVNVKAKTAEKLGPVGQQQAMEARAVALLVRTA
- the ompR gene encoding two-component system response regulator OmpR, producing the protein MATTNNRTDKILVVDDDARIRDLLRRYLTQEGFEIMIAEDGKALNRILLRETVDLIVLDLMMPGEDGLSICRRLRSANDRTPIIMLTAKGEDVDRIVGLEVGADDYLGKPFNPRELLARIHAVLRRRPPQEAPGAPSGDNEVVTFGPFTFDLGTRVLQKNGEELPLTTGEFAMLKALVRHPRQPLSREKLALLARGREFEPFDRSLDVQVSRLRKLIEEDAAAPRYIQTVWGVGYVFVPDGMN